A stretch of Paraburkholderia phenazinium DNA encodes these proteins:
- a CDS encoding HlyD family secretion protein → MSSPSTPVPVVPAAPTEAAKGRRIPWMRLAYGLVAVVLAAAAGYWFLVLRFEQSTDDAYVGGNVTVMAPKVNGFVTDILVQDNQHVSANQVLIRLDARDYDARLAQATAEVDSARAAVSELQAQQVLQAAVINQHQAEVRASSAELTRSAQDQTRYRELVKDDAVSNQIVERADADFSKAQAAVQSSGAAVLAAQRELDVLGAQIADAQARVNTALAAQRVAQLNVEYTTIRSPVDGYIGNRTARVGMLANIGAPLLTVVPSTDLWVDANFKEDQLRKMRIGDKADVALDASSIPVHGYVESLAPATGATFSVLPPENATGNFTKIVQRVPVRIRLNVPRGMENVLRPGLSATVEVHLADGSQASSAH, encoded by the coding sequence ATGTCGAGTCCTTCAACACCCGTTCCGGTCGTTCCCGCGGCCCCTACCGAAGCTGCCAAGGGCAGGCGCATTCCATGGATGCGCCTTGCCTATGGTCTCGTGGCGGTGGTCCTTGCCGCCGCTGCGGGCTACTGGTTCCTTGTCCTGCGCTTCGAGCAATCTACCGACGATGCCTACGTCGGCGGCAACGTGACGGTGATGGCGCCCAAGGTCAACGGCTTCGTCACGGACATCCTTGTGCAGGACAACCAGCACGTCAGCGCAAACCAGGTGCTGATCCGGCTGGACGCGCGCGACTATGACGCCAGGCTTGCGCAGGCCACGGCAGAAGTGGATAGCGCCCGTGCCGCCGTATCGGAGTTGCAGGCACAACAGGTCTTGCAGGCGGCGGTGATCAACCAGCACCAGGCGGAAGTGCGGGCCTCTTCGGCTGAACTGACGCGTAGCGCTCAGGACCAGACGCGTTACCGCGAACTGGTCAAGGACGACGCCGTGTCCAACCAGATTGTCGAGCGTGCCGACGCGGATTTCTCCAAGGCACAGGCCGCGGTGCAAAGCAGTGGGGCAGCGGTGCTTGCTGCTCAACGCGAACTGGATGTGCTGGGCGCGCAGATCGCCGATGCGCAGGCACGCGTCAACACGGCGCTGGCCGCGCAACGGGTCGCACAACTGAACGTCGAATACACGACGATCCGCTCGCCGGTGGATGGCTATATCGGCAACCGCACCGCGCGGGTCGGTATGTTGGCCAATATCGGCGCACCTTTGCTGACGGTGGTGCCGTCCACCGATCTCTGGGTGGACGCGAACTTCAAGGAAGATCAGCTCAGGAAGATGCGGATCGGCGACAAGGCCGACGTGGCGCTCGACGCATCGAGCATCCCCGTGCACGGCTATGTCGAAAGCCTGGCGCCTGCTACCGGCGCTACCTTCAGCGTGCTGCCGCCCGAAAACGCGACCGGCAACTTCACCAAGATCGTGCAGCGCGTACCGGTGCGGATTCGGCTGAACGTGCCGCGCGGCATGGAGAACGTGTTGCGCCCCGGTCTGTCTGCGACCGTCGAAGTGCATCTTGCGGACGGCTCGCAAGCATCGAGCGCTCATTGA
- a CDS encoding MarR family winged helix-turn-helix transcriptional regulator: MHTSPENDDCFAIRQAARHISQLYERHLSEAEVTPTQFSILTALRDGASLTMLELAQAMVMDRTTLVRALRPLLRNGLIANEPDGQGARRLQLVLTACGRARLDEAMVHWLAAQDEFERKFGPQQAAMLRRELFRLTRDVSKA; encoded by the coding sequence ATGCACACATCACCCGAAAACGACGACTGCTTCGCGATCCGGCAAGCCGCCCGCCATATCTCCCAGCTTTACGAGCGGCATTTGTCTGAAGCAGAAGTCACACCGACGCAGTTCAGCATCCTCACCGCGCTGCGGGACGGCGCGAGCCTGACGATGCTCGAACTCGCACAGGCGATGGTGATGGATCGAACCACGCTGGTACGCGCGCTCAGGCCTTTGCTTCGAAACGGTCTGATCGCCAATGAACCGGATGGACAGGGCGCCCGGCGTCTGCAACTGGTGCTGACCGCCTGCGGTCGCGCGAGGCTGGATGAAGCGATGGTGCATTGGCTGGCCGCTCAGGACGAGTTTGAGCGCAAATTTGGACCGCAGCAGGCTGCCATGCTCCGACGCGAACTGTTCCGTCTGACCCGCGACGTTTCGAAGGCTTAA
- a CDS encoding LysR family transcriptional regulator — MDYLESLRVFRAVVESRSFTRAADMLGLTTPIVSRSISGLERRLGSRLFNRTTRQVSLTEAAEHFYEGCARILDDLEALEADASAQTREPSGVLRLVAHTTATVNRLVPLVSSFKLKHPKVSLDVTLTERPVDLVADGFDLGLVLPFMLSSDTVVTRLLERMPFAIVATPDYLKQHSRPTHPSELTEHMVVVLSPAFRKPQLTFRLGAEDLTVPLRYDIASNNAVFNREMVLQGFGIGVLPAGLAQAELSGGRLVGILEEFELIDAVVDLRLAYNTRTLLPAKVKAFVEHAAEFFADVLAVEAASDLKGRA, encoded by the coding sequence ATGGATTATCTGGAGAGTCTGCGAGTCTTCCGTGCCGTCGTCGAATCCAGGAGCTTTACGCGTGCCGCGGACATGCTCGGCCTGACCACGCCGATCGTGTCGCGCTCCATTTCCGGACTCGAACGCCGTCTCGGCAGCCGTCTGTTCAACCGGACTACGCGACAGGTTTCGCTGACCGAAGCGGCAGAACACTTCTACGAAGGTTGTGCGCGGATTCTCGACGATCTCGAAGCGCTCGAAGCCGACGCGTCTGCGCAGACCCGCGAGCCGAGCGGCGTGCTGCGCCTCGTCGCGCATACCACCGCCACCGTCAACCGGCTGGTGCCGCTGGTCTCCAGCTTCAAGCTCAAGCATCCCAAGGTAAGTCTTGACGTCACGCTCACGGAGCGGCCCGTCGATCTGGTCGCTGACGGCTTCGACCTTGGTCTCGTGCTGCCTTTTATGCTGAGTTCCGACACGGTTGTCACGCGGCTGCTCGAGCGCATGCCGTTTGCCATCGTCGCGACGCCGGATTATCTGAAGCAGCATTCGCGACCGACGCATCCGTCGGAGCTGACCGAGCACATGGTGGTCGTGCTCTCGCCGGCGTTTCGCAAGCCCCAGCTAACCTTCCGGCTTGGCGCCGAGGATTTGACGGTACCGCTCAGATACGATATCGCCTCGAATAACGCGGTATTCAACCGGGAGATGGTGCTGCAGGGGTTTGGGATTGGCGTCTTGCCCGCAGGCCTGGCCCAGGCCGAGCTGTCTGGCGGACGACTGGTAGGCATTCTCGAAGAATTCGAGCTCATCGATGCCGTGGTCGATCTGCGGCTCGCGTATAACACGCGCACGCTGTTGCCTGCCAAGGTCAAGGCGTTTGTCGAACACGCGGCGGAGTTCTTTGCCGATGTGCTGGCCGTCGAGGCAGCATCGGATCTGAAGGGCAGGGCATAG